In one Microbulbifer pacificus genomic region, the following are encoded:
- the rlmA gene encoding 23S rRNA (guanine(745)-N(1))-methyltransferase: MIWQCPHCNHPLSLEKQNWRCSNGHSFDRAKEGYVNLLPVQQKRSREPGDSAEMLSARRRFLEAGYYLPLAEAICAQLLPIAGSGAPVLLDLGCGEGYYTRMLAEGGWPFGNIFGVDIAKAGIRLAAKKQPQAHFAVASSFHLPVADGSVDALLRVFAPGPAEELVRVLKPGGVLLDVSPGPDHLWSLKSHLYDTPQQHSAPKPVSGLTALRESRCTFTLAIAGNETVRDFLAMTPFAWTGRADARQSLEQQGTLRLEADFLLRCFAKPAAE; this comes from the coding sequence ATGATCTGGCAGTGTCCTCATTGCAATCACCCATTGAGTCTTGAAAAACAAAACTGGCGCTGCAGTAACGGCCACAGTTTTGACCGCGCAAAAGAGGGGTATGTCAACCTGTTGCCGGTGCAGCAGAAACGCAGTCGCGAACCCGGCGATTCTGCGGAAATGCTGAGTGCGCGGCGGCGCTTTCTCGAAGCGGGCTACTATCTCCCCCTCGCGGAGGCCATTTGCGCGCAGCTCCTGCCCATTGCCGGGAGTGGCGCCCCGGTGTTGCTGGATCTCGGTTGCGGTGAAGGCTATTACACTCGCATGCTGGCGGAGGGTGGCTGGCCCTTCGGGAATATTTTCGGTGTGGATATCGCCAAGGCGGGAATACGGCTGGCGGCAAAGAAGCAGCCCCAGGCGCATTTTGCGGTGGCCAGCAGTTTTCATCTGCCGGTAGCGGACGGCAGTGTCGATGCCCTGTTGCGCGTATTTGCCCCGGGGCCTGCGGAGGAGCTGGTGCGGGTACTCAAGCCCGGCGGCGTGCTGCTGGATGTATCACCGGGGCCCGATCATCTGTGGAGCCTGAAATCGCATCTGTACGATACTCCGCAGCAGCACAGCGCGCCCAAACCGGTTTCCGGGCTGACGGCGCTGCGAGAGTCCCGATGTACATTTACCCTGGCCATAGCGGGCAATGAGACTGTGCGGGACTTCCTCGCGATGACACCGTTTGCGTGGACGGGGAGAGCCGACGCGCGGCAATCGCTCGAACAGCAGGGCACCCTGCGGCTGGAAGCGGATTTTTTGCTGCGGTGCTTTGCGAAACCTGCCGCTGAATAA
- the tadA gene encoding tRNA adenosine(34) deaminase TadA: MFMQQALALAARAADLGEVPVGALVVLDGEVIGEGFNQPITASDPSAHAEVVALRAAASRLSNYRLPGATLYVTIEPCTMCFGTLVHARIARLVYGAAEPRAGVVVSQLQLAEQTFFNHKIQVEGGVMGEEAGVLVKDFFQRRR; this comes from the coding sequence ATGTTTATGCAGCAGGCCCTGGCGCTTGCCGCCAGAGCTGCCGATCTCGGGGAAGTGCCCGTGGGGGCGCTGGTAGTGCTGGATGGGGAGGTGATTGGTGAGGGCTTTAATCAGCCGATCACCGCGTCAGATCCCAGCGCCCACGCGGAAGTGGTTGCGCTGCGCGCTGCGGCGAGTCGCCTGAGTAATTACCGCCTGCCGGGCGCTACCCTGTACGTCACCATCGAACCCTGCACCATGTGCTTTGGCACCCTGGTGCACGCCCGTATCGCGCGCCTGGTATACGGCGCCGCGGAACCGCGCGCCGGTGTGGTAGTGAGCCAGCTGCAGCTGGCGGAGCAGACATTCTTCAACCACAAAATTCAGGTAGAGGGCGGCGTTATGGGAGAAGAAGCCGGTGTGTTGGTAAAGGATTTTTTCCAGCGGCGACGCTGA
- a CDS encoding potassium channel family protein, which produces MLLTLFLNSLLVAVAVVIHHEVLNGLFMLGHRLKLRRNLGVLMGVFGALIGHVAEIWMFAFGYYFMYHSPHFGTLTGNFDGTLLDCAYFSFTTYTSLGFGDVEPHGELRFTAGLEALTGLVLITWTASFLFLKMQRYWKRYEEQEG; this is translated from the coding sequence ATGCTGCTCACGCTATTTCTCAACAGTCTGCTGGTTGCCGTTGCGGTGGTAATACATCACGAGGTATTGAACGGACTGTTCATGCTTGGCCACAGACTGAAACTGCGGCGCAACCTCGGGGTGTTGATGGGGGTGTTCGGTGCTCTGATCGGACATGTCGCGGAAATCTGGATGTTTGCCTTCGGATACTACTTCATGTACCACTCGCCGCATTTCGGCACACTCACCGGGAATTTTGACGGTACCCTGCTCGATTGCGCCTACTTCTCCTTTACCACCTACACCTCATTGGGTTTTGGCGACGTCGAGCCCCACGGTGAACTGCGTTTCACTGCCGGGCTCGAAGCGCTGACGGGGCTGGTGCTGATCACCTGGACCGCGTCCTTCCTGTTTCTGAAGATGCAGCGCTACTGGAAACGCTACGAAGAACAGGAAGGTTGA
- a CDS encoding NADPH-dependent FMN reductase, with amino-acid sequence MNSSRKPRLLALAGSLRQNSWNRHLAAAAAQMARDAGAEVVEVNLRDYPLPLFDEDIEAVGVPEPVRRLKDLFASVDGLLIASPEYNGSVTAALKNLIDWVSRPDGQYGRAEVFQGRRAALFATSPGGLGGMRGLNHLRDILQPLGTWIAPTMLAVPASMHVFDDEGNLVDEGARNQLRTLVEQTLAAIAI; translated from the coding sequence ATGAACAGCTCTCGAAAACCCCGCCTGCTGGCCCTCGCCGGCAGCCTGCGCCAGAACTCCTGGAACCGCCACCTGGCCGCTGCCGCCGCACAAATGGCGCGGGATGCCGGCGCGGAGGTCGTGGAAGTGAATCTGCGGGACTACCCCCTGCCCCTGTTTGACGAAGACATCGAAGCCGTCGGCGTACCCGAGCCTGTCCGCCGCCTCAAGGATCTGTTCGCCAGCGTTGACGGCCTGTTGATTGCGAGCCCGGAGTACAACGGCTCGGTCACTGCTGCGCTGAAGAATCTGATTGACTGGGTTTCCCGCCCCGATGGCCAGTACGGCCGTGCGGAAGTGTTTCAGGGGCGCCGCGCCGCGCTGTTTGCCACCTCCCCGGGAGGTCTCGGCGGGATGCGCGGGCTCAATCACCTGCGGGATATCCTGCAGCCGCTGGGCACCTGGATTGCGCCTACCATGCTGGCAGTGCCGGCGTCCATGCACGTGTTTGATGACGAGGGGAATCTGGTGGACGAAGGTGCAAGGAACCAGCTGCGCACCCTGGTGGAGCAGACACTCGCTGCCATCGCAATCTGA
- a CDS encoding LysR family transcriptional regulator, whose amino-acid sequence MSGGSVKDWNNLHYALAVARTGTLSGAALELEVSHSTVLRRIDALERALKTRLFIRHPRGYVPTEAGQMLMRAAENMQDQLDLLVGKMQGVDEALHGTLIITTVNTLIPQLMPIMRSFQAENPQVRLQLVADRRHLRLEHGEAHIGIRPGAKPTEPDYVVQPGISLQNTLYASDAYIRECGPLQSRDALSGHRFIAPVEVYDFIPSLAWIARQVPDEQIVFRCNEFFGFEDAARSGVGIAALHSWCAETRPGLQRMLEPPPEWRTNLWLVTHRDMHRTRKVQLFLEWLKRELARLPPEIGVKP is encoded by the coding sequence ATGTCTGGCGGCTCGGTCAAGGATTGGAACAACCTGCACTATGCGCTGGCGGTGGCCCGCACGGGTACTCTGTCGGGTGCGGCGCTGGAGCTCGAGGTGTCTCACTCGACCGTGCTGCGGCGCATTGACGCGCTGGAACGGGCGCTAAAGACCCGGCTGTTTATCCGCCACCCTCGCGGCTATGTGCCCACGGAAGCCGGGCAGATGCTGATGCGTGCGGCGGAGAATATGCAGGACCAGCTGGACCTGCTGGTAGGCAAAATGCAGGGGGTGGACGAAGCATTGCACGGCACCCTGATCATCACCACGGTCAATACCCTGATACCGCAGCTGATGCCGATCATGCGCAGCTTCCAGGCCGAAAATCCCCAGGTGCGCCTGCAACTGGTGGCGGATCGACGCCACCTTCGGCTGGAGCACGGCGAGGCGCATATTGGCATCCGCCCCGGCGCCAAACCCACGGAACCGGACTATGTGGTGCAGCCGGGCATTTCTCTGCAGAACACCCTATATGCGTCCGATGCCTATATTCGCGAGTGCGGTCCGTTGCAAAGCCGCGATGCCCTGTCTGGCCATCGCTTTATTGCGCCCGTTGAGGTGTATGACTTCATCCCAAGCCTGGCGTGGATTGCAAGACAGGTTCCGGATGAACAGATAGTGTTCCGTTGCAATGAGTTTTTCGGGTTCGAGGACGCCGCCCGCAGCGGTGTCGGGATTGCCGCGTTGCACAGCTGGTGTGCCGAGACACGCCCCGGGCTGCAACGAATGCTCGAGCCGCCGCCGGAATGGCGCACGAATCTGTGGCTTGTCACTCATCGGGACATGCACCGCACGCGCAAGGTGCAGCTCTTTCTGGAGTGGCTAAAGCGGGAGCTGGCGCGCCTGCCCCCGGAGATCGGCGTGAAACCCTGA